TTATTACACTTGTTACGATGTGCATTCAGGAATGACATGCAATAGCTCAAAAATGATTGCATGTTTAAAGGATCAATGCTGTCATTTTATCATAAAGCTTGCAATGTCTCCCAATGGTAAAAGCCCCATTTATATTGTTTAGATGTACTGTCAAATAACTGATTTACCAATACTCAGAAACCATGTTGGACTTGAGACAAACCAACCACACATGCATGAACAAATGAGCAAACAAACACAGTTAAAATGCTAAAAGACCATTTATTAGTATACACTCATCAGCCAGAAATAACCACCTGAAAAAATGTCTTCCTGAAATACACCATTTGATTGGCAGTGTAAAATAAGGCAAAGGGCTTAAGATCATCTTTTCTACAGGTTTGCACCAACAGTAAGTTATACATTCACTTGTTACTGATTATGTTTTTGATTAATTTGTTTCACACACCCACATACCAAGAAAACTTTATTAGTCGAAGGGCAGGGAGAGAATAATACTCATCATAATGCAAAAGCAGTTTTGGCAAGTTTGGCTAAACAGAGCCTGACCACATCCTAATCAAAAGTTTgatttttgaaaatgcagaaGCCAACTTTAAACTGACAAAAAGTTCATACATTTACCATCACTGAGAAAGGATAATACCAGCAAAATGGTTAAAGGTTGTCATAACTGATAATAGAGTGCATTCTGTAGATTTAGATCGGCAAAAACACTTCTTCATAAATCATTTTGTCAACGTAAATCACATTTCCACTGAGCTGCAAAGCATAGCTGAATAGTGACTGCTACTTCACAGGAAATAAGCCATacgattttttttccagcatcaCAATAGATCAAATTCCCCTTTACCCTCATAGAAAGAAAAGACTTGTAACCTTTTAGGTAGTTATCATTTAGTTTGGATATCTATTTTACAGTCAGAACCGTAAGACACAAAGTTGTTATACTTGCAACTTTTATATGTGAACAGTAATCTAAAAGTGAAGACCATTGCAATTTAAACTCAGTTTTCTTGTAGAAAGACATTGACTTCTACCAAATTCCTCAACCAGATGAAAAGCACACCATTATTGATAAATGCTTGTGGTTCCTTTTATCTCATATAAAAGCTTGTGTTGTATCAGAGATGTTCTTAATCTTTTACATTTGATCCCTCATTTAACTAATGTCTGACTGCTAGCAtgtgtgcatttttttcttgtgcaCATTGATATGCAATCAAACCTGCCTCAAATAGAAGAAAACTGAGATGATTTGAGAGCTGGGTGGTCTGTTGGGCCTGTAGAAGTAGTCTAGTAATATTGCACACAGGATAGTGCAGCTGCAGTGTTTACTAGCTGTCCATGTATATATCGCATGTTTAGGAAAGATGCAAAAAGAAAGATTGTAAAGCATCTAGAAAAGCTTGTTCAATACCACAGGCGCACACACGCAAGCGTGCACACACGCAAATATTTGTTAGGTTAAAAATGTCATTAGCTAGGATGAACTGATAGACGGAATGAAGCTCATTTGTGCATAATCTATTATCCTACTGAGAGTCCAAACACATCAGGGAGAAGTAATCAAAGAGCAAATTTCCAAAAACATACATATCCATTTTCAGCCAATAAGAACTTGTCGTTACCTCAGAATCTTTAAGTTTTGCAGTCTTTCAGTATAATGAGAGTTATATGTGTACTTTTCCGCTGGTGGATATTTTCTTTTGGAAAGAGACTCTTCAGTGACACAATACTCTACACAGGTATTACTGAAAGAGGGATAAATGACATCAAAAAGGAGATAAACATACCTTCACAAAGAAgcactaaatatatatatactatatatatactatatatatatatatatatatatatatatatatatatatatatttataagtatatatgtatattttagaAATACATAGAAAAATATATAGTCATCTGAATGCCCATTATACAATTCTACATAGTAGAGTCAGAAAAGAAGCCTGTACAGCGGTGCAGATTAAATGTGATACATACAGAATGGTTGCTGGCAGGGTGAAAGTGAAAGTTGTTTTGGAGCTGTTTTATGTGCTCAATGGTTAAATTTGTGCATACTCCTTGTTTCACCCAAGATATAAAGTCCAAATCATACATTTTTCAGGAAACCTAATTTGAAATATTCCTAtttgttgttcttgttttttttttgtttttttttagtcttttgACTCTTGCCCATTTGTTTTCAAGATAAGTTGAGTGAAGACGGGGGAGTCTGCAACTTAAAATGCAGTCAGTAACACTTTGCACCCTGCAAGCACCTGAATGTCCTGCAGTCAACAGCTCAAGAAACACCTCCAGTGATGGAGGACCCACAGAACACGTGCATGTTAGACTACAGCACAAACCTATAACTGACAATGTTAGAAGTATAAAATTGCTACAATAAGTGCACACAGTTGCTGAGTGGgcagcatttgacacatttAGAAGAGTTATACTATTTATAGAAtttcatttttatatattttatatttagtaAAGCCTTTCAGACTGTATCTGTATTAGTGTACACTGATACAAGGAGGTATACTGATGCCTAGCCTGCTGTAGGTCAAATAGTAAATTAAATTTGTGAAATTATAAAAAGAGCTAATTTGAATAAAATGAGGTCAGGAAGGACGAAAGTGGCAATATTTATAAATGATGGTTGTAGGATTTAAAAGATAGACGAAGGGGGTCAGAAGCCCTTCCAAATTTAACAATGCATTGGGGACTTATATCAAATGTTTGCCTATCAAACTTTAATACGCAATTTAAGTTCTACTTGACTTAAAGGAAGCATAATTTAACGCCTGCTGAAcaataataaatgtttttttttttaaagtggacTATCTTATCTTTTTAGATTCTATCATTTGCTTTGAGAAAATATGTTCCTTTAAATTAAGGACAAATTAAACAATCATATCCAACAGAACATGAAGTATTTAATCTCTTAGTTAACTGAAAATTAAAGTTATCTGACAAAATGTCATGAAAAACATCTTTTGTCAAATTTAGAGAAAATTTGGTCTCTCTAATATCTCTGTATTGGCCCAAAAGCCCATGTGAGATGTAAGCGAGCAGCATTATGTTAAAATTACTATCATGGTAAAGGTCTGTATGTATAGTGGAATGGGACTGAATCGAGAATCATGGCAGGAGTCAATCAATATAAATCTTTAAAAGGTTTGGAGTAGTTAAACATCAGATAGTCCATATAGTAGAAGTCATATACTCGCTGTCTCTCCAACATGCTGACCTGTGAAAAGTATTTTTCTGTGATCTCCATGGAGGTTCTCTTGTCGCTTGGGTTCCTGTCTTTAAAACTGGGTAGTGTAAGACTGGATGGTGCCCCAATCAGTCGCAGGAGAAAGTTGGACTCTTCCTCCATGTTTTCAAATTTGCCAATGAAGTCGTAGTCTATGAGACACGGGTGGCAGAGCTGGTTTACCTGCTCCCAATGGATGTCCATCCCTACGGGTCGATGAACATCCAACAGGTATTGGATAAATTCCTTGAATGTGACCCCGCTGCCTGTCTTCAGGGCTTTCCCAGATGGGTTCACCCTGTATTTGGATATAATGGGTTTCCCAAACAGGGAGTGGTAGTAGTCGTTGGGATTCTCAAACTTGTCCCTGTACGCTGACACAACTCTCTCCAAAGGTTCACGGAcaaacaggatttttttgtAAGATTCCAGACGGTGCATGATCTGTTTTCGGTCAAAGCTATCAAGCGTCTTCAGGTATCCCCCATAATGGACTGTGTCATGTTTAATGCTCTGAGCACTGGAGGCCTGGCCTGCCAGCACTATCAGGGTCCTCTTCCAGTTTGAGCAGCCTGCCTTAGGCACCTGGCAGTACAATAACTTGTACTTATCCTCCACAAAGAGGTGTTTCACGTGATTACGTGTGATGGTCTTAGAGATGCTGCTTTTGTACTTAGCGCAGATCTCCTTCATCAGCTGCTGGCGTGCTTGTAGGATACTGGAAAGCTCTCTCCAATTTTCTTGGggagcagagccagaagcactGGAAGAGGAAACTGGAGATGAGGAGGGAACTAAGGATGATGAAGAAACTAAAGACAAGGAGGAAACagagggtgaggatgaagaggacaaagaaacattatttttgttttgaaggATTAGGGGACTTGTTTTGAGCAGTTTGCGCTGTCTTTTGGTGACATGAAGGGAGCCTATATCCTGCTCCTGAGACATAGTCGTGGCCTTCTGTCTGCTCTTCTCAAAGTGTGGGAACTGCATTGGAGGGATAGGGCTGGACAGAATGCTTTCTGCAGCTTGGAGTTCCTGACAATTGTCAGATTTGAGCCTCTCATGGTCCTGAGTAGAGAGAGTCTGTAAAACAATGACAACACAGATTGAAGTTGACAACAGCAGACATGttaaaacagagaaacaaaTTCATTTTTTGGTAATAAAGTTATGCTTTCTAGAACACAAAATGTATACATTGTACTCATTGGAGAAGTAGATCTGCTCTACTTTcccagaaaacaaaagaaaaaattgttTAATTCTCAATATGGCCACTTGATGGTGGTGTTTTACCACTACTTAAAAAAAAGGTCTAACTTTGTTACAATCAAATGTCATACTACCCAATGCCATCCATGACTTATTAATAAAATTGAGCTGTAATACTGTATAAATGTCTAATAAACACCTAATAGAGAATCTAAATTAGAATCATCCACTGCCTAATTACCATCAGATGATGCCCACGGCCATCACACATTCTGAccttttatttcaattaaatacTGTAATGGCATCATAAAGCCAATGGACTGGACGTataattttaattttacaaGGGAAAAGGTGATGGGACCCTCATGAATGTCAGGTCCTCTCCTTCCTGACTTAAAAGGCCATATTCTTTCATCTGCAGGGACATctagagggagaaaaaaaggagTGCATCCTCTTATATCTGTTTAATGTGCAATGTGAGTGCAAGGCCCAAATCTATTCATCAGACATCACAGTCAGTGCTGAAAGTCTCTCATTGGTGCTGATGAATATGGCAGAGAAACAGGGTCAGTGGCGAGAGCTGGCCATGAATTCAATTTCTCTTTAAACACTTAAATTCTTGTATTTGTTTGTACACCTCTTTTAAATTCTAATTGGACAGTTTATGTAATTTCCATTCCAGCCTTTCCTTTTGCAAGTAACAAGATTGATTATACAAAGATTAACCTCAAAACATAACGTCTAGTTAGGTAAGGcgaggcaagtttatttgtagagcacaattagtacacaaggcaattcaaagtgctttagataCTGAAAGTGAGTAGATACTGAGGGACAAAAAATTTAATGTAGTGATTAAATCCAGTCTTGGAAAGTATGAAAAATAGAATAtggttatcatcagttaccttccttccagtatgtgtggtgtgtatatgtatatgtatatgggtgtatatgtacatatagatgagtgtgtgtgggtgtatatgtatgtatagatgagtgtgtgtgggtgtataTGTACGTAtagatgagtgtgtgtgtgtctgtatgtggccttgggtttcactgctttgttttatttccctTTATCTTGTCAAGCACTTTGTGCTTCATTtttttgtatgaaaagtgctgtATAAGTAAattctgattgattgattgattgataaatTCATGTGATAAATGCTGGCTTATTTCCATTGACTATTGTCTGTATAATTGCTCAGATTTCTTTTTCATTATGCAAAACACTTAGCAATGTACTAATGTGGCTTGAAGTAACCAATCAAGACAAGGTGAGATTGAGTGGACAAACAAAATGCAATGAGAAAACTGAACTGGTGGTGAACTGTTTGGCGAAAGGAGCAGCACTGTCTGAATCTTTAAAAACATCATCCCAGTGGAGAAGAACTTTTTAGTGATCATCAGGgtttgtggctgctgctgcctgTTGACCTGAATTTTCAGATTCATCCAGTATCTTCCAAGATAATGTTTGTATGACTGTCTGTCGGCTGAGGTTTGGTAGAAGTTGGTTCATGCAACAGTGAACCTAAACATCAAGGTAAAGCTACAGAGGAATGACTTCAGACATAGAGAAAAAAGAATCCACCTTTTAACAAGCGAGTTGAGTTGTAACTGAGGTATGTGAGGAAGAATGGTTCTGAACTGTGCGAGTGTGAACTCCAGCAATGGAAAACGCTTGTTTGATGTCACTGCTGCTGAATGaggtttgattatttttttaattcagtcttTCTCTTCTTCCATCAGCACCGTTGTGTGTTCAACATGTGGATTTAATGAAGAAGTGATAGGCTAAAATATCTGTGTTATTGTCTTAAAGGAACATACTATTCAatttcaattaaattaatttacatTCAATTCAATCTTATTTATATCGTGCCATAttgcaacaaatgtcatctcaaaacacctcaaagatacaatccaatgaGGTCCCTaccaaataaaaactaaaatattTTGGGCTGatttttgggctgttttgggCCCGATTGGTTCGAAAATGTTTCATTCCATGAGTCTTTCAGATTTGTGGGGGAAACTTACTCTACGAGATTATACAACTTCCTTATCTTTATCTTCATCTAACTTCAACTTCAGAACAAATATGTAGCATTTTCTGTACCTCAGAAGTGCTAAGTTTGAAACTGTTTTGCTGTTGCTCTTGCTTTCCAATTAACATCAAATCTTATCATTTGTTACATAGTTAACTTAACTGAGGAATGAATTAGTTATTAACTCTCTTCcagtacttttttttattgttttatatcCCGACAAGTAAATCTGACTTCTAACTGATGTTCTTTAATTTCTTAAAAGTTAGAAGCTGGGAATTTCTATTTACCAATTGTAACTGAATGTATCATCAGTACAATGTTGGCATTACTCTTTTCAAAACACACACTGgtgaaatattgttcaaaacaagcaacagatCTTACTGTTAGCTGCTAAAAACGTAGACAGGGGAGTCCAGAGTTTATGGAAGTGATATGTAACAAAGGTTACACCATTGAGATCCAAATGGTGTTGTTAACCGGAAAGTGACTGTGTTTTAACATCTTGGGCAAGTTTAACAAATGACTTGTGACGATACTGTACCTAAAAGAGGGATCGGTTTGGTGCGTTTTCTGACCTCTTAGACTAATTACTGATTCTGTATGATCTCCCATTCTGTGATAATGTTCTTCAAGGGTTGTTAGGTACAATAGATCTCaaaagagggaggagaggggcGGAGTGGAGTCAAGTGGGTCATTCCAAACCCCCAAATTGTCCAACCTGCATAGAGATTTAAATCAATAGTGAACtctcactttattttttaagatgTAATAGAATTGTGTCATCTTGTGAAATTGTAGGATATTTCTCTTAAGCTATTGTTTGTTTGCTCTTAAATGAATATCAGATTACGTCTTTGCGGCAATATACTTGACAATGACGACTAAACTTAAACAACCAAAAGGTTGAGAAAAATCCTTCTGTtgtgggagggaaaaaaaacatgagaaacacagagaaaaactCTATGTTTCTCACACCCTGAAGAATCTGGCCTTGTTCGACTGGGATCGTTTACTCACTAAAGTGACTGAACGCACAGTGTGAGGTCAGCCTCTCTACACAGATGTTATCAGACTCCCTGAGAGGTACAAGGCTgacaatcactttttttttttgcaatagaTAACAGGTGCGAGCAACCTGCATGTCTGTGTATTGGGAGAAATAGAGTAAACACGTACCTCTCTGGATTGCCGCGGAGTGCTTCCCAGCTTCATGCCtgggaagagaagaagagaaaagagacGAGTAAATCAgtgcttaaataaaaaaaaaagcatatattttTGCCCTTGTGAGAGAGAATTGTGGCACCTGATGCATCAGATGCTCAATAATTTAATGCTTCCCATTGCTTAGCACATTTGCTTTTGATCCCCAATAAACCACCACTGCTTGACTAGTCTATAGAGGGAAGACAGGTAGCTTTATCCGTGTAATGAGCTGCCACAAGCATGAAAAGTTGATAAATGAGTTGTGCTTCTGGAAGTAAGCACCAGGATTAAGGCATGTGGTTTGGAAGctaagaaaatatatatataaaaaaccccacctaaattaaataaaagaacCAACAAACTGTTAAAAAGTTTTCAAGAGATGTAACTTTCAATAGAGAAGAGAGTGAAACATGGACAGAAAGATGAAATTTTCTGTCCATTCCTTGAGCACTGCATCAGAGTGATGTAGACACACAGATTGGTTTTGTGGCAGCCTTAGGGATAGGTGGGATGTGTATCGGCAAATGTGCTGCAGCAGGACAGACGATGTGTTTAGTGGTCTGTCTCAGGCTGGACATCTCCTTTCCTGAGGTCCCCCCATCGTCCTGATATGTAATCAGGCTGACAGCTCTGACTGGGGCTGCATGGCTGCTGATGGGGGGAGCGAAGACACCTCTGCCTGAGTGGCTTGTCACTTCCAATTTGACGGTGGAAGTGATAGGAACCTGCATGACGGAGTTTTTTTTGGTGGGGGGTGGGATGGGTTTTGGGGGTGGTTGTGGTGGGGTTCTGTAGATGCAGACCACAACCCTTCCTAAGTGATGAGATGTGGAGAGTCCTAACTCACGCTCAAACACGCCTCGGTGGGGAGGGCATGAAACACGTTCCCTGATGTAGAGTTGTTTCAGATTAGTATGCACGAGAGAGCTCTCTGTTGCTGTGTGGCTCCGTGTGTTGAATCTTTGTCTTCATTCTTGTGAACGACACACTTGAGGAAGTggcaaagggaaacaaaagagGGGAGGGGTGTTCTAAGAAGGTGGCCTGTGACATTTTCTGATCTTGTTTGGATGCTGGTGTATTATTTAATCGCCTAGCTCTAATGATAGTACATGTAGGATGTGCATCTTTGATTTCAATTTATCTTGCCACACATGGAAACCATGAATATTCATTACAGCACACACGGATACGATTGCCAGGGAAACACATTCGagcacaacaacagcaacagcccTTTGGTATGTCTTGCTGTTCTAAACCGATGAAGCAGCGCAAACAGCTTCTAGCCCTGAACAACCTGTCAAGGCACATGCCTGGTTATCGATCTTGAAAACCCCATCAAAGTGGTAATTGAAATCTCCAAAGGTTTAATTGGTTCCTTCAAAAAGGTGTTGTCTCTGGCCTCTTGTTACAAGTTTGTCATGGCTTTTGATGTCAATACTATCTCACTTTCTCTTTACACTTTAGAAAAATTCTAAATGCTTTGCTTCATCATTCTATCAAGACATTCCCAGATTGATGCAATACCTGAAAATTTCAACTTCATTGTGAAGCGGAGCTTGtattcagatcagatcagatcagatttttCATATTCTTCATCTGTGGAAGCCGCTGTCAGTCTGGGTGCAGAACGCAGACATCCTGCCTGACTTTAAGTGTAAAACTCATCTCAAGATCACGAGTTAATCATCTGAGAATCTTGAGATGATGATTGCTTGGTTGTGATAATTGATAAATTCATGTTATTTCCTCAGGACAAACAAGTCTTAATATCTCAAGACGAGGTGATATTTTGTCTTAGTTCAGTCTCGCAAAATTTTCGCATCAATACAAACAATGGGATCACATGATGGGCAGCTTTAGGCTGAAACGAAACAGAATTGGTTAagctacagtgcacagtgaaaatgagtacacccctgttgaaaagtaaaattttgaacaatattttaatacacacacaagttattcccaaaacgtgcatagagtaagtttaatacaacatctgttcagcttacaacagaaaagaaaggtcaataatataacttaaatgacatatttgtccatttttgtgaaattatgctggtgcaaaagtgagtacacccctatgttaaactccctgagaatgggccgtgttggcccgaaatgtcatgaaatgaaaaggcattaaaagggaggtcatcgttgtgcgtttcatccttgccttacattgaaattttacattttgagtctgcaccaggctaaaagagacgtgtgtgagatttgactgaaatcctatggagagtatcatgatctgcttcagtagtcacagtacatgttgacaagcatgtttcttttggtgaaattcagcttcctactgttgatggcatccatacaaccccaaaccatgtcactcccactactatgcttgactttaagcatggggcacttttctttgtacaaatcactttgtaccaccacacatgcttgacaccatcgaaagcaaatttgtttattattgtctcatcagagacaaacaaactaaggatatggattgctggaaccatgtcctgtgatctgatgacaccaagatgaacaaatttgctttcgatggtgtcaagcatgtgtggtggtaaaaagtgatttgtacaaagaaaagtgccccatgcttaaagtcaagcatagtagtgggagtgacatggtttggggctgtatggatgccatcaacagtaggaagctgaatttcaccaaaagaaacatgcttgtcaacatgtactgtgactactgaagcagatcatgatactctccataggatttcagtcaaatctcacagcctggtgcagactcaaaatgtaaaatttcaatgtaaggcaaggatgaaacgcacaacgatgacctcccttttattgccttttcatttcatgacatttcgggccaacacggcccattctcagggagtttaacataggggtgtactcacttttgcaccagcataatttcacaaaaatggacaaatatgtcatttaagttatattattgacctttctattctgttgtaagctgaacagatgttgtattaaacttactctatgcacgttttgggaataacttgtgtgtgtattaaaatattgttcaaaattttacttttcaacaggggtgtactcattttcactgtgcactgtatatgCCCACAGACACCTCTGACATTTACTGCACTCGGTGCAGCAAACAGAATCAAGCAGTCATGCCTTGACTTAATGTTGTAGATTCTCCTCAAGTGTCATGACAAATGGAATTATGTGTTAACACAGGAACCACCTACTTCTAAGCTCACCATAACCACTTTGTGATCTAGTGAAACCAAAGCTTGCTTTCTCATGACAACAGGTGATTTGTGGCGATGTGTGTGATATGTCATGAtctcaagaaaacaaaaagatttcTCTAATAAAGAAGATACCTTGAGATACTTAAATAATTAACTTGTGATCTCGAgattacagcatcaaaataaataaatgcaaatgtCTGCTTCCATATTACTCAAATTTATTGCTTTGTCTTTTTTATCATAGAATTATACATCTTCACAGTAATTTATTTCACTCTTGTATGTATTGGCCGAACACAAAATATCATTTTCctgattctttttttccccaactgtGTGTtgttaaagttgttttgaaaaTTAATCTGAATTGTGTGATTTAATGAATCAAAGCTCAAACTCAGTTAGAAACAGTGTGAATTCTGGCTTTAAAAGGCAATTCTCTCTGCCAAAATTACATTTCATAGGCAGGAATAGGAGGAATATTTTCCATGACAGAGTATGAATGAAACAAATAATATATAAGTATGTAAACTGAATTTCAGGGGGATTTGTAAACATCATCTATCTGTGTAGTATCCATTTGGTTGAGGCTAATAGTTTCTGTTTGATTGCAATTTCACACTCACTCAATTCTACTCAGTATAACTATGCTATTGATTTTCACTGCTGTGCAGTGAAACAGTGATAAATTGTTAAGAGGGAAGCTTCGTCGTGTGAGATACTGAAAATTCATCCCAGTAATTCCCAATAGAGTTTCTTCATGAATAgccaaagattttttttgttttgttcaagaaatgaaaacaatctGAAAATGTTTGGTATAATTTGGAGTTGTCTGAGGTTTCGTGTATCCAGATTTGTTGTTACTGCATGCAGCAGCTTTCACACAAGGGACTGTCTGCAGAGCTGGTTCATAAGGATATATGCTTTAAAGGGGTATTCTTTAATGAGATGAGAAAGGTTCGCTAAtaaaacacaattttttttcacctcCTGCTTATGAGGCTCCAAAGAGTTCCAGTAAACAAATCCATATATAAAACACCCTGCTCACAGCTCAGATCAAAAGAAGGTGACTGCTAACTTTTGCTTTGATACTCAGGTATTTCTCTGCAATATTACCGATGATGGCAGCTGACTAAAAAGCGCAATGAGCTTTTGAGACGTGTCCTCCGTTGCCCGCTAAAATAACCATGAGCAGCCACTTTTCTTTAAGAGACAAATTCTCTGAAGATTCATGCACAGCCCAGCATTACAGCAGGGATCCACAGAGGCAAGGGCCACATCATTAGCACAGCCATTATCAACCGTCCCCCTCAAACATCCTTGTTCAGCTCACTAACTGAAGCATACATCAAACATCATCTTTTTCCCTGCCACCGCTGCCGAGGAGGAGCAAAGgacaaaaacaatgtgaaataaTGAGCTTGTTAAGGGAAGGCTTGTGGCCCCATGCTCTGGGAGAACTTATTAAATCCTTGTTTTTATCCAGGGGCAGTCCAGGAGGGAGCTAGACACCAGACAAGGCGTGTCCTCTTCCTGCCCACTATTCAGATTAGGCAGTCTTGCTGCGCCACCATAAATCTTTCATTTGTCATTCAGCACACTGAGCTGCTGTGACCCCAACCAGCTGCACTCTCTTCTCTCCCAGCAAACCACCCACACCTCCACTCTGCACAACCGTTCCTCCTCCACTTGACTCTTTGTGGGCATACGAGGTATGGCACGCAAGTGTGGtttatcagaggaaaaaacGCTTTAGAGTGAAGGTATTAGGCTTTGAGCTCCGGCCCATTGATGTTTTAAGTTGTTGTGGTAAGAGATAATAGTTTTTCAGCTGGTGCTGAATTCCTCCAGGATAGGGCAAGAGAGAGCAGCTGCaagggaggaggaggtgatgggTGAGCAATCAGTGGTTTGAGATTAAAGATGTTTGAAGAGACTCTCCAAAGACCAAACACAGACTATCAAACATTTGTGCGTATCATTGTTGGAAGACTGACTTTTGAAAGAAAGCTTGGAAGGTTAGAGTCATTGTTTGTGACACAAAGTACAAGTTTGGCCCAGAATGAATTAACACATTTCTATTTTAACCACTGACAATGTTTGGCAAATGAAGCAGAACCAGAAACCAAAGGAAGAAATCTGTT
This Odontesthes bonariensis isolate fOdoBon6 chromosome 1, fOdoBon6.hap1, whole genome shotgun sequence DNA region includes the following protein-coding sequences:
- the chst8 gene encoding carbohydrate sulfotransferase 8, with the translated sequence MKLKMVMDSLRGRRRRLPCSLWFVLLFGAGGLVLFIHQQDLSEMVQQQGPGMKLGSTPRQSRETLSTQDHERLKSDNCQELQAAESILSSPIPPMQFPHFEKSRQKATTMSQEQDIGSLHVTKRQRKLLKTSPLILQNKNNVSLSSSSSPSVSSLSLVSSSSLVPSSSPVSSSSASGSAPQENWRELSSILQARQQLMKEICAKYKSSISKTITRNHVKHLFVEDKYKLLYCQVPKAGCSNWKRTLIVLAGQASSAQSIKHDTVHYGGYLKTLDSFDRKQIMHRLESYKKILFVREPLERVVSAYRDKFENPNDYYHSLFGKPIISKYRVNPSGKALKTGSGVTFKEFIQYLLDVHRPVGMDIHWEQVNQLCHPCLIDYDFIGKFENMEEESNFLLRLIGAPSSLTLPSFKDRNPSDKRTSMEITEKYFSQVSMLERQRVYDFYYMDYLMFNYSKPFKDLY